GAAGCCGGCAGCAACGATGCCGACAAGATCGCCTGGTGCCAGCATCCGGCCAATTTCTGGATGCTGTTTGCCGATCCGTTCGGCACCGGCTGGAACCCGGATACTCATCGCGGCTGGCGCGGCCCGTATTTGCAACGCAAATCCGGCTTGCGAAACTTCGGCGCCATTAACGGCGTCTGGGTGGTCGACGACGCCTACGCCACGCCATTCGAGTTGCAAATGTTGACGCCCGATTATGCCCGCATCGTCAGCGCCGGCCCCGACCGAATCCTGCCCGCCGCCGCCAACGCCTGCGAACCGGCCACCGGTGCCGACGACATTGTGTTGTGCCTGCTGCGATGAGTTGCTACCCAGAGCGATACGAGATGGAGGTAAAAGTCGGTATGCGTTCCGATTTACGCCCTACCGGGTCCGCGGGAGCGAGGGAACGAGCTCGCGCCTACGGCATCGGCATTCAGCGAGGCTTCACCCTGCTGGAAATGGTCCTGGTGCTGTTCCTGATGGCGCTGGTCGCGTCGGCCGGTCTGATGCTGACCGAGGGCGTGGAGGACCAAGCCAAATACGACGAAACCAAGCGCCGCATGGAATTGATCCGTAAAGCCATCGTCGGCGACCCGACCCGCACAATCAACGGCGCGCCGGAGATCGGCGGCTTTGTGGCGGATATGGGGCGCTTGCCACTGTGCGTAGCGGAATTGCTGGACCTGGGCGATGAAATCATGTCAGCCACCATTCCCAGGACCTTTCAATCGCCGTGTACAGATACCGTGGTCATTCCGGAAGCCCACGACGACGCCAATTCCGGCCTGACGTTTGGTTGGCGCGGCCCCTATGTCCAACTACTTACCGACAGCGACGGTCAACGCCGCTTGCGCGATGGTTACGAAAACGATGACGGCAGCGTGAACTTCGGTTGGGGATTTAGCAACGATAACTTGGAAATCAAAATGCAGAGTCCCGGAATGAACGGTCGTTTCGACGGTGGGACGCCAGTAGACGATTTTCCCCAGGCTCCCAGCGTGGCAACCGCTCCGGCTTTGGTCAATGAGCGTGATTACCGCGCCCGTTTTCAAAATTGGAACGTTATAAAAATCAGTCTCGAAAACAGCGGGACCACCACGATAACCATCGATCCGAACGATTTGCGCCTGGTTCTGAGTTTTGCGGACGTATCTCAGCCCAATGCCATTGGTACCGACGAAAGCGCGACATTCCCGTCGGCCACCATTGTGATGCCTTCTACTACTTCGGCCGGATCAATAGCCGTGGCATCGGGCAATACCCTAACTGTTCCTGCCGGTACTACCTTGAGCGGCGGCAATAGCCTGAGTTTCGCATCCGTGGGCGTAGTGCGCTGTCCAGCCGGCGAGTTTCCGGTGTCGCCCAACGACACAGTGACGGTTCCG
Above is a window of Methylomonas koyamae DNA encoding:
- a CDS encoding type II secretion system protein produces the protein MATHTSLGGVHAYPRRNLGSPANQSGFTLLELLTVVALMAVLASVAISAYDGTQDQARLDATRFDMTELRKALLQLRRDSGSNDLPGAGVYDCTDAANGNPANANPDFNFPAEAGSNDADKIAWCQHPANFWMLFADPFGTGWNPDTHRGWRGPYLQRKSGLRNFGAINGVWVVDDAYATPFELQMLTPDYARIVSAGPDRILPAAANACEPATGADDIVLCLLR
- a CDS encoding type II secretion system protein — encoded protein: MRSDLRPTGSAGARERARAYGIGIQRGFTLLEMVLVLFLMALVASAGLMLTEGVEDQAKYDETKRRMELIRKAIVGDPTRTINGAPEIGGFVADMGRLPLCVAELLDLGDEIMSATIPRTFQSPCTDTVVIPEAHDDANSGLTFGWRGPYVQLLTDSDGQRRLRDGYENDDGSVNFGWGFSNDNLEIKMQSPGMNGRFDGGTPVDDFPQAPSVATAPALVNERDYRARFQNWNVIKISLENSGTTTITIDPNDLRLVLSFADVSQPNAIGTDESATFPSATIVMPSTTSAGSIAVASGNTLTVPAGTTLSGGNSLSFASVGVVRCPAGEFPVSPNDTVTVPTGSSQTGSSVNIGANGTVSVPVGSAVTLSTSLTNPPDVIGQYSLILACNDPANPNAVDGKRYDGDCTRYGTDAAPVAYTPTNQPYLFRAAPRGTPILPPSPLTWTIK